One window of the Falco biarmicus isolate bFalBia1 chromosome 2, bFalBia1.pri, whole genome shotgun sequence genome contains the following:
- the LOC130145232 gene encoding N-acetylated-alpha-linked acidic dipeptidase 2-like isoform X3, with protein MARRKATLRAWLGCPGLLGCFLLGFLAGWFTKPDGKDPNTTDVYQNVRQKLVAEMKAENIKQFLRLFTKLPHLAGTEQNLLLAKQIQGQWKEFGLDSAELVHYDVLLSYPNEKQPNYISIIDDQGNEIFNTSLFEQPPQGYENVTDILPPYNAFSAQGVPEADLVYVNYGRIEDFFKLERDMGINCTGKIVIARYGKIFRGNKVKNAILAGAKGIILYSDPADYCAPGVEAYPDGWNLPGGGAQRGNVLNLNGAGDPLTPGYPAKEYAFRYKVNEGVGIPKIPVHPIGYHDAEVLLRAMGGPAAPDGSWKGSLNVSYNIGPGFADNSSTRKVRMHVHTNNKITRIYNVIGILRGAVEPDRYIILGGHRDSWVFGGIDPTTGVAVLQEVVRSFGKMKMEGWRPKRTIVFASWDAEEFGLLGSTEWAEENSRILQERAVAYINTDSSIEGNYTLRVDCTPLLYKLVYNLTKEILSSDEGYENKSLYESWLEKDPSTENNSYPRINKLGSGSDFEAYFQRLGIASGRVRYTKNRKADKFSNYPVYHTVYETFELVEKFYDPTFKKQLTIAQLRGKLVYELADSQVIPFDCRDYGEALKEYSNRIYKLAKKHEEQLKSYKVSFEYIKIYRQFLQYCEVEDVPAHGRWIRTR; from the exons ATGGCCAGGAGGAAGGCCACCCTCCGCGCATggctgggctgccctgggctgctgggctgcttcTTGCTGGGCTTTCTTGCTG GATGGTTTACAAAACCAGATGGAAAAGACCCCAACACTACAGATGTCTATCAAAATGTGAGACAGAAACTTGTGgctgaaatgaaagcagaaaacatcaaGCAATTTCTTCG CTTGTTTACCAAGTTGCCTCACCTCGCAGGAACTGAACAGAATCTTCTTCTTGCCAAGCAAATTCAAGGCCAGTGGAAGGAATTTGGACTGGATTCAGCAGAACTTGTTCATTATGATGTGCTTCTTTCGTACCCAAATGAAAAACAGCCAAACTACATCTCAATAATTGATGATCAAGGGAATGAG ATTTTCAATACATCATTGTTTGAACAACCTCCACAAGGGTATGAAAATGTTACTGATATACTACCACCCTATAATGCTTTTTCAGCACAAGGAGTGCcagag GCAGATCTCGTGTATGTGAATTATGGCCGTATCgaagatttttttaagctggagCGTGACATGGGAATTAACTGCACAGGAAAGATTGTCATTGCCAGATATGGGAAGATCTTCCGAGGAAACAAA GTTAAAAATGCCATATTAGCAGGAGCCAAAGGGATCATACTTTATTCAGACCCTGCTGACTACTGTGCCCCAGGAGTAGAGGCTTATCCAGATGGCTGGAACCTTCCAGGTGGAGGAGCCCAGCGTGGAAATGTGTTAAACCTGAATGGAGCTGGGGACCCTTTAACACCAGGTTATCCTGCAAAAG AGTATGCTTTCAGGTATAAAGTTAATGAAGGTGTAGGGATTCCCAAAATCCCAGTTCATCCCATTGGATATCATGACGCAGAAGTATTATTACG TGCAATGGGAGGACCCGCAGCTCCAGACGGCAGCTGGAAGGGAAGTCTCAATGTGTCTTATAACATAGGGCCAGGATTTGCAGACAACTCTTCTACAAG AAAAGTCAGAATGCATGTTCatacaaacaataaaataacaCGAATTTACAATGTCATTGGCATCCTCAGAGGAGCCGTAGAACCAG ACAGATATATTATTTTAGGAGGTCATAGAGACTCTTGGGTGTTTGGTGGTATCGATCCAACTACGGGTGTAGCTGTTCTACAAGAGGTTGTACGGAGTTTTGGTAAAATGAAGATGGAAG GTTGGAGACCCAAGCGAACTATTGTATTTGCTAGCTGGGATGCAGAAGAATTTGGATTATTGGGTTCCACAGAATGGGCTgag GAAAATTCTAGAATCCTCCAGGAACGGGCGGTTGCTTACATCAACACAGATTCTTCTATAGAAG gtaACTACACATTAAGAGTTGACTGCACCCCTCTTCTCTACAAACTGGTGTATAATCTGACCAAAGAG ATTTTAAGCTCTGATGAGGGTTATGAAAACAAGTCTCTTTATGAGAGTTGGCTTGAGAAAGATCCTTCAACTGAAAATAATAGCTATCCCAG AATAAACAAGCTGGGATCAGGCAGTGATTTTGAAGCGTACTTTCAACGACTGGGAATTGCATCAGGCAGAGTCCGTTACACCAAGAACAGG AAAGCAGACAAGTTCAGCAATTATCCTGTTTATCACACTGTATATGAGACCTTTGAGTTAGTGGAAAAATTTTATGACCCCACCTTCAAGAAACAGCTAACAATTGCCCAGTTACGAGGCAAACTGGTTTATGAACTGGCAGATTCCCAGGTCATTCCATTCGACTGTAGAGATTATGGAGAAGCCTTAAAAGAATACAGTAATAGAATTTATAAATTGGCCAAGAAACATGAAGAACAGCTGAAATCTTACAAAGTATCATTTG agtacattaaaatatataggCAGTTTTTACAATACTGTgaagtggaagatgtccctgcccatggcaggtggATTAGAACTAGATGA
- the LOC130145232 gene encoding N-acetylated-alpha-linked acidic dipeptidase 2-like isoform X2: MARRKATLRAWLGCPGLLGCFLLGFLAGWFTKPDGKDPNTTDVYQNVRQKLVAEMKAENIKQFLRLFTKLPHLAGTEQNLLLAKQIQGQWKEFGLDSAELVHYDVLLSYPNEKQPNYISIIDDQGNEIFNTSLFEQPPQGYENVTDILPPYNAFSAQGVPEADLVYVNYGRIEDFFKLERDMGINCTGKIVIARYGKIFRGNKVKNAILAGAKGIILYSDPADYCAPGVEAYPDGWNLPGGGAQRGNVLNLNGAGDPLTPGYPAKEYAFRYKVNEGVGIPKIPVHPIGYHDAEVLLRAMGGPAAPDGSWKGSLNVSYNIGPGFADNSSTRKVRMHVHTNNKITRIYNVIGILRGAVEPDRYIILGGHRDSWVFGGIDPTTGVAVLQEVVRSFGKMKMEGWRPKRTIVFASWDAEEFGLLGSTEWAEENSRILQERAVAYINTDSSIEGNYTLRVDCTPLLYKLVYNLTKEILSSDEGYENKSLYESWLEKDPSTENNSYPRINKLGSGSDFEAYFQRLGIASGRVRYTKNRKADKFSNYPVYHTVYETFELVEKFYDPTFKKQLTIAQLRGKLVYELADSQVIPFDCRDYGEALKEYSNRIYKLAKKHEEQLKSYKVSFVVNFSKAAAEFHRRLEQVDKNDPVAVRIMNDQLMFLERAFIDPLGLPGRKFYRHIIFAPSSHNKYAGESFPGIYDAMFDIESKADQREAWEDVKRQISIAAFTVQAAAGTLKEVA, from the exons ATGGCCAGGAGGAAGGCCACCCTCCGCGCATggctgggctgccctgggctgctgggctgcttcTTGCTGGGCTTTCTTGCTG GATGGTTTACAAAACCAGATGGAAAAGACCCCAACACTACAGATGTCTATCAAAATGTGAGACAGAAACTTGTGgctgaaatgaaagcagaaaacatcaaGCAATTTCTTCG CTTGTTTACCAAGTTGCCTCACCTCGCAGGAACTGAACAGAATCTTCTTCTTGCCAAGCAAATTCAAGGCCAGTGGAAGGAATTTGGACTGGATTCAGCAGAACTTGTTCATTATGATGTGCTTCTTTCGTACCCAAATGAAAAACAGCCAAACTACATCTCAATAATTGATGATCAAGGGAATGAG ATTTTCAATACATCATTGTTTGAACAACCTCCACAAGGGTATGAAAATGTTACTGATATACTACCACCCTATAATGCTTTTTCAGCACAAGGAGTGCcagag GCAGATCTCGTGTATGTGAATTATGGCCGTATCgaagatttttttaagctggagCGTGACATGGGAATTAACTGCACAGGAAAGATTGTCATTGCCAGATATGGGAAGATCTTCCGAGGAAACAAA GTTAAAAATGCCATATTAGCAGGAGCCAAAGGGATCATACTTTATTCAGACCCTGCTGACTACTGTGCCCCAGGAGTAGAGGCTTATCCAGATGGCTGGAACCTTCCAGGTGGAGGAGCCCAGCGTGGAAATGTGTTAAACCTGAATGGAGCTGGGGACCCTTTAACACCAGGTTATCCTGCAAAAG AGTATGCTTTCAGGTATAAAGTTAATGAAGGTGTAGGGATTCCCAAAATCCCAGTTCATCCCATTGGATATCATGACGCAGAAGTATTATTACG TGCAATGGGAGGACCCGCAGCTCCAGACGGCAGCTGGAAGGGAAGTCTCAATGTGTCTTATAACATAGGGCCAGGATTTGCAGACAACTCTTCTACAAG AAAAGTCAGAATGCATGTTCatacaaacaataaaataacaCGAATTTACAATGTCATTGGCATCCTCAGAGGAGCCGTAGAACCAG ACAGATATATTATTTTAGGAGGTCATAGAGACTCTTGGGTGTTTGGTGGTATCGATCCAACTACGGGTGTAGCTGTTCTACAAGAGGTTGTACGGAGTTTTGGTAAAATGAAGATGGAAG GTTGGAGACCCAAGCGAACTATTGTATTTGCTAGCTGGGATGCAGAAGAATTTGGATTATTGGGTTCCACAGAATGGGCTgag GAAAATTCTAGAATCCTCCAGGAACGGGCGGTTGCTTACATCAACACAGATTCTTCTATAGAAG gtaACTACACATTAAGAGTTGACTGCACCCCTCTTCTCTACAAACTGGTGTATAATCTGACCAAAGAG ATTTTAAGCTCTGATGAGGGTTATGAAAACAAGTCTCTTTATGAGAGTTGGCTTGAGAAAGATCCTTCAACTGAAAATAATAGCTATCCCAG AATAAACAAGCTGGGATCAGGCAGTGATTTTGAAGCGTACTTTCAACGACTGGGAATTGCATCAGGCAGAGTCCGTTACACCAAGAACAGG AAAGCAGACAAGTTCAGCAATTATCCTGTTTATCACACTGTATATGAGACCTTTGAGTTAGTGGAAAAATTTTATGACCCCACCTTCAAGAAACAGCTAACAATTGCCCAGTTACGAGGCAAACTGGTTTATGAACTGGCAGATTCCCAGGTCATTCCATTCGACTGTAGAGATTATGGAGAAGCCTTAAAAGAATACAGTAATAGAATTTATAAATTGGCCAAGAAACATGAAGAACAGCTGAAATCTTACAAAGTATCATTTG TGGTGAACTtctcaaaagctgctgctgaatttcACAGGAGACTTGAACAAGTTGACAAGAATGA TCCAGTTGCAGTGCGAATCATGAACGATCAGCTGATGTTTCTAGAAAGAGCTTTCATTGATCCTCTTGGCTTACCAGGAAGGAAGTTTTACAG
- the LOC130145232 gene encoding N-acetylated-alpha-linked acidic dipeptidase 2-like isoform X1, giving the protein MARRKATLRAWLGCPGLLGCFLLGFLAGWFTKPDGKDPNTTDVYQNVRQKLVAEMKAENIKQFLRLFTKLPHLAGTEQNLLLAKQIQGQWKEFGLDSAELVHYDVLLSYPNEKQPNYISIIDDQGNEIFNTSLFEQPPQGYENVTDILPPYNAFSAQGVPEADLVYVNYGRIEDFFKLERDMGINCTGKIVIARYGKIFRGNKVKNAILAGAKGIILYSDPADYCAPGVEAYPDGWNLPGGGAQRGNVLNLNGAGDPLTPGYPAKEYAFRYKVNEGVGIPKIPVHPIGYHDAEVLLRAMGGPAAPDGSWKGSLNVSYNIGPGFADNSSTRKVRMHVHTNNKITRIYNVIGILRGAVEPDRYIILGGHRDSWVFGGIDPTTGVAVLQEVVRSFGKMKMEGWRPKRTIVFASWDAEEFGLLGSTEWAEENSRILQERAVAYINTDSSIEGNYTLRVDCTPLLYKLVYNLTKEILSSDEGYENKSLYESWLEKDPSTENNSYPRINKLGSGSDFEAYFQRLGIASGRVRYTKNRKADKFSNYPVYHTVYETFELVEKFYDPTFKKQLTIAQLRGKLVYELADSQVIPFDCRDYGEALKEYSNRIYKLAKKHEEQLKSYKVSFDPLFSAVVNFSKAAAEFHRRLEQVDKNDPVAVRIMNDQLMFLERAFIDPLGLPGRKFYRHIIFAPSSHNKYAGESFPGIYDAMFDIESKADQREAWEDVKRQISIAAFTVQAAAGTLKEVA; this is encoded by the exons ATGGCCAGGAGGAAGGCCACCCTCCGCGCATggctgggctgccctgggctgctgggctgcttcTTGCTGGGCTTTCTTGCTG GATGGTTTACAAAACCAGATGGAAAAGACCCCAACACTACAGATGTCTATCAAAATGTGAGACAGAAACTTGTGgctgaaatgaaagcagaaaacatcaaGCAATTTCTTCG CTTGTTTACCAAGTTGCCTCACCTCGCAGGAACTGAACAGAATCTTCTTCTTGCCAAGCAAATTCAAGGCCAGTGGAAGGAATTTGGACTGGATTCAGCAGAACTTGTTCATTATGATGTGCTTCTTTCGTACCCAAATGAAAAACAGCCAAACTACATCTCAATAATTGATGATCAAGGGAATGAG ATTTTCAATACATCATTGTTTGAACAACCTCCACAAGGGTATGAAAATGTTACTGATATACTACCACCCTATAATGCTTTTTCAGCACAAGGAGTGCcagag GCAGATCTCGTGTATGTGAATTATGGCCGTATCgaagatttttttaagctggagCGTGACATGGGAATTAACTGCACAGGAAAGATTGTCATTGCCAGATATGGGAAGATCTTCCGAGGAAACAAA GTTAAAAATGCCATATTAGCAGGAGCCAAAGGGATCATACTTTATTCAGACCCTGCTGACTACTGTGCCCCAGGAGTAGAGGCTTATCCAGATGGCTGGAACCTTCCAGGTGGAGGAGCCCAGCGTGGAAATGTGTTAAACCTGAATGGAGCTGGGGACCCTTTAACACCAGGTTATCCTGCAAAAG AGTATGCTTTCAGGTATAAAGTTAATGAAGGTGTAGGGATTCCCAAAATCCCAGTTCATCCCATTGGATATCATGACGCAGAAGTATTATTACG TGCAATGGGAGGACCCGCAGCTCCAGACGGCAGCTGGAAGGGAAGTCTCAATGTGTCTTATAACATAGGGCCAGGATTTGCAGACAACTCTTCTACAAG AAAAGTCAGAATGCATGTTCatacaaacaataaaataacaCGAATTTACAATGTCATTGGCATCCTCAGAGGAGCCGTAGAACCAG ACAGATATATTATTTTAGGAGGTCATAGAGACTCTTGGGTGTTTGGTGGTATCGATCCAACTACGGGTGTAGCTGTTCTACAAGAGGTTGTACGGAGTTTTGGTAAAATGAAGATGGAAG GTTGGAGACCCAAGCGAACTATTGTATTTGCTAGCTGGGATGCAGAAGAATTTGGATTATTGGGTTCCACAGAATGGGCTgag GAAAATTCTAGAATCCTCCAGGAACGGGCGGTTGCTTACATCAACACAGATTCTTCTATAGAAG gtaACTACACATTAAGAGTTGACTGCACCCCTCTTCTCTACAAACTGGTGTATAATCTGACCAAAGAG ATTTTAAGCTCTGATGAGGGTTATGAAAACAAGTCTCTTTATGAGAGTTGGCTTGAGAAAGATCCTTCAACTGAAAATAATAGCTATCCCAG AATAAACAAGCTGGGATCAGGCAGTGATTTTGAAGCGTACTTTCAACGACTGGGAATTGCATCAGGCAGAGTCCGTTACACCAAGAACAGG AAAGCAGACAAGTTCAGCAATTATCCTGTTTATCACACTGTATATGAGACCTTTGAGTTAGTGGAAAAATTTTATGACCCCACCTTCAAGAAACAGCTAACAATTGCCCAGTTACGAGGCAAACTGGTTTATGAACTGGCAGATTCCCAGGTCATTCCATTCGACTGTAGAGATTATGGAGAAGCCTTAAAAGAATACAGTAATAGAATTTATAAATTGGCCAAGAAACATGAAGAACAGCTGAAATCTTACAAAGTATCATTTG ATCCTCTTTTTTCCGCAGTGGTGAACTtctcaaaagctgctgctgaatttcACAGGAGACTTGAACAAGTTGACAAGAATGA TCCAGTTGCAGTGCGAATCATGAACGATCAGCTGATGTTTCTAGAAAGAGCTTTCATTGATCCTCTTGGCTTACCAGGAAGGAAGTTTTACAG